Proteins from a genomic interval of Acetobacterium woodii DSM 1030:
- a CDS encoding ABC transporter ATP-binding protein produces MRRSQKFEKPQNRKGTLIQLGGYLMRYKWQLFVAIALTIGSNLLALVGPLLSGYAIDAIELGMGKVNFNQVFYYAFWMAVFYLASAGLTYVLEVLMIRISRQVTYAMRKDVFNKLLDLPVGYFDVHQTGDVISRITYDIDTVNSSISSDLIQVSSTLITVLGSFFMMFAISPPLVLIFAVTVPASILVSRYLVKKTRPLFRRRSRKLGELNGFVEEMVSGQKTLKMYDQEENTISNFNIRNKAAVDAYYHAEYYGSMIYPTINLINNATLAGISVFGALLYLAGSMSIGQISSFVLYSRKFSGPINEMANIMNDLQSSLAAAERVFALLNELSEAKDTERMANLENVNGDIGLENVQFSYDANQVIIKDLSLQVEAGKLIAIVGPTGAGKTTIINLLMRFYDVGAGNIYVDGNEVKEVTRESLRKSFAMVLQDTWIFHGSIYENLAYGKENATMEEVVQAAKAARIHTFIEHLPDGYETILSDEGTNISKGQKQLLTIARAMLLDAKMLILDEATSNVDTRTEKKIQEAMRYLMKDKTCFVIAHRLSTIQNADLILVVEQGNVVEQGTHEELMAKGGSYWQMYQSQFE; encoded by the coding sequence ATGAGACGATCACAAAAATTTGAAAAACCCCAAAACAGAAAAGGCACATTGATCCAATTAGGTGGTTACTTGATGCGGTATAAGTGGCAGCTGTTTGTCGCCATCGCCTTAACCATCGGGAGTAATCTGCTGGCCCTGGTAGGCCCGCTGTTATCAGGATATGCCATCGATGCCATTGAATTAGGGATGGGTAAAGTCAATTTTAATCAGGTTTTTTATTATGCTTTTTGGATGGCTGTTTTTTATCTGGCATCAGCGGGGCTGACCTATGTATTGGAAGTGTTGATGATTCGAATCAGTCGCCAGGTCACCTATGCGATGCGTAAAGATGTCTTTAATAAATTGTTAGATCTGCCGGTCGGATATTTTGATGTGCATCAGACGGGGGATGTCATCAGCCGGATTACCTATGACATTGATACCGTTAATAGCTCAATTTCCAGTGATTTGATTCAGGTATCATCGACGCTGATCACTGTCTTGGGCTCATTTTTTATGATGTTTGCGATTTCCCCTCCCTTGGTACTGATTTTTGCGGTTACCGTCCCGGCATCGATCCTTGTATCACGATATCTGGTTAAGAAAACACGTCCTCTTTTTCGAAGGCGATCCCGAAAATTAGGGGAACTCAATGGCTTCGTCGAAGAAATGGTGTCGGGTCAGAAGACATTAAAAATGTATGATCAGGAAGAAAATACGATTAGCAATTTTAATATCCGAAATAAAGCGGCAGTAGATGCGTATTATCATGCCGAATATTACGGGAGTATGATTTACCCGACGATTAATTTAATTAACAATGCAACATTGGCCGGCATTAGTGTGTTTGGTGCGCTTTTATATCTGGCCGGATCGATGTCAATCGGGCAAATTTCGTCGTTTGTATTGTATTCACGCAAATTTTCCGGTCCCATTAATGAAATGGCTAATATTATGAATGACCTCCAATCATCGTTGGCCGCGGCAGAGCGGGTTTTCGCCTTATTAAATGAATTGTCGGAGGCTAAAGATACTGAAAGAATGGCAAATTTAGAAAATGTCAACGGTGATATCGGGTTGGAGAATGTTCAATTCAGTTATGATGCCAATCAGGTGATTATAAAAGACCTCAGTTTGCAGGTTGAGGCGGGAAAACTAATTGCCATTGTTGGGCCTACCGGAGCGGGAAAAACGACGATTATCAATTTGTTGATGCGTTTTTATGATGTTGGGGCCGGTAATATTTATGTCGATGGCAATGAAGTTAAGGAAGTGACCCGGGAAAGTTTGCGAAAATCCTTTGCGATGGTGCTTCAGGATACCTGGATTTTTCATGGCAGCATTTACGAAAATCTGGCTTACGGAAAAGAAAATGCGACCATGGAAGAGGTCGTTCAAGCAGCTAAAGCAGCCCGAATCCATACCTTTATTGAACATCTTCCCGATGGTTATGAAACCATTTTAAGTGATGAAGGAACCAATATCTCAAAAGGTCAAAAGCAACTGTTAACAATCGCCCGGGCAATGCTTCTGGACGCTAAAATGTTAATTTTGGATGAAGCCACATCCAACGTGGATACCCGCACTGAGAAAAAGATCCAGGAGGCAATGCGTTATCTGATGAAAGATAAAACCTGTTTTGTAATTGCCCATCGGCTTTCGACGATCCAGAATGCCGATTTGATTTTGGTGGTAGAGCAGGGGAATGTGGTTGAACAAGGCACCCATGAAGAACTGATGGCAAAAGGCGGCAGTTACTGGCAGATGTATCAGTCTCAATTTGAGTGA
- a CDS encoding ABC transporter substrate-binding protein — MKNLLKKWIALFLALSMIVMLPGCGSSQAKAEEENNLEAQKQVEVIKLAGGDWGYPTPYGIYPRGPGSRKMALIFDALVTTDVDGNIIPRLATEWQASEDGLVYTLKLRPDVKWNDGEALTAEDVVFSYDYQKTYIPVNAVDFSKVVSMEATESQTVNITITEPDPKFMSTLTSFNIIPKHVWETVIDPNNYQDAKAVVGTGPYKLTDYSKEHGTYRFEINEEFWGNEPKVKEIKFIPVSEEILAFEQGEVDRISITPDVLDRFESNDEYEVMQYVTSWAYRLYYNMNNESDFANVTFRQALAYAINRDQLVEKIERGAAVPGNPGVLHPTNKLYNGAVEQYANDPQKAEELLDSIGFKDTDGDKIRENDSGEKLSFTLLADEGSTRLAELIKQDLALVGVEVNVQTTDTKSRDARFAAGDFEMVINGSGGGEDLSEVTNVKKSAKATSTTAEVIGYNNPEVDRLYTAQLKATGPEEQLKLSGELQNLVAQELPKLTLYYTNTIAVHRPKVYNGWSADTYHNDARINFVAD; from the coding sequence TTGAAAAATTTGTTAAAAAAATGGATAGCGTTATTTTTGGCGCTGTCGATGATCGTGATGTTGCCTGGATGTGGGAGTTCTCAGGCAAAAGCCGAAGAAGAAAACAATCTGGAAGCACAAAAACAAGTGGAGGTTATTAAACTGGCTGGGGGAGATTGGGGTTATCCCACACCTTATGGAATCTATCCGAGAGGACCCGGATCCAGAAAGATGGCACTGATTTTTGATGCCCTGGTCACAACCGATGTTGATGGAAATATCATCCCCCGTTTGGCTACGGAATGGCAGGCAAGCGAAGATGGGTTGGTTTATACATTGAAACTGCGACCGGATGTTAAATGGAATGATGGGGAAGCATTAACAGCAGAGGATGTGGTTTTCAGCTACGATTATCAGAAAACCTATATTCCAGTGAATGCGGTCGATTTTTCGAAAGTCGTTAGTATGGAAGCTACAGAATCGCAAACGGTCAACATTACAATTACAGAGCCGGATCCAAAATTTATGTCAACGCTGACCAGCTTTAACATTATTCCAAAACATGTTTGGGAGACAGTAATCGATCCCAATAATTATCAGGATGCCAAGGCGGTTGTGGGAACAGGACCTTACAAATTAACGGATTACAGCAAGGAACATGGGACTTATCGATTTGAAATCAACGAAGAGTTTTGGGGAAATGAACCAAAGGTTAAAGAGATTAAGTTTATTCCGGTCAGTGAAGAAATTCTTGCCTTTGAACAAGGAGAAGTAGATCGAATTAGTATTACACCAGACGTTTTGGATCGGTTTGAAAGCAATGATGAATATGAAGTTATGCAGTATGTGACCTCCTGGGCCTATCGACTATACTACAATATGAATAACGAATCGGATTTTGCCAATGTAACCTTTCGTCAGGCATTGGCTTATGCCATCAATCGGGATCAACTAGTGGAAAAAATCGAACGGGGAGCTGCCGTGCCCGGTAATCCTGGAGTGCTCCATCCGACTAATAAATTGTATAACGGAGCAGTGGAACAGTATGCCAATGATCCCCAAAAAGCTGAAGAATTATTAGATAGTATCGGTTTTAAAGATACCGATGGTGATAAGATAAGAGAAAATGACAGTGGTGAAAAACTGAGCTTCACATTGTTAGCCGATGAAGGCAGTACGAGATTAGCCGAACTGATTAAACAGGATCTTGCTTTAGTTGGAGTGGAGGTCAATGTTCAAACCACCGACACAAAAAGTAGAGATGCCCGTTTTGCAGCAGGTGATTTTGAAATGGTTATTAATGGAAGCGGTGGAGGAGAAGACCTCAGTGAAGTTACTAATGTAAAAAAATCAGCAAAAGCCACATCAACGACTGCAGAGGTGATCGGTTATAACAATCCGGAAGTTGATCGATTATATACTGCACAATTAAAAGCGACCGGCCCGGAAGAACAGCTCAAACTTAGCGGTGAACTTCAGAATCTTGTGGCTCAGGAATTGCCGAAGTTGACCCTTTATTATACAAACACGATTGCAGTGCATCGGCCCAAAGTTTACAATGGATGGAGTGCAGATACTTACCATAATGATGCCCGAATAAATTTTGTAGCAGATTAA
- a CDS encoding ABC transporter permease, whose amino-acid sequence MKWFEYGLTIWIIITLNFLLPRLLPGDPFLIISSDSAQDEEIVLTQEQQDYYKSYYGLDKSMGEQYVAYIGQLAHGDLGYSIYYKEPVSQIIFRRLGWTTFIVVSALVISTGIGVILGSISAWYREKWPDKLLFFQMILLSEIPVFLVGLIILFVFSAWLRLFPLSGAMTHFEDYNSWWDKLFDILNHAFLPIVVLSISQLGGIYLLVRNSMTTVLEKDYLRTAKAKGLNQRRIIFHHALRNALLPVVTRIFLSLGALVGGAILVENVFSYPGLGRLMRECIKVHDYQVVQGIFLVVTIFVLLANFLADTVYKKLDPRVKDCATSQGG is encoded by the coding sequence ATGAAATGGTTTGAATACGGGTTGACTATTTGGATTATTATTACTTTGAATTTTCTTCTGCCAAGATTACTTCCCGGGGATCCCTTTCTTATAATTTCATCAGACAGTGCTCAGGATGAAGAAATTGTTTTGACTCAGGAGCAACAGGATTATTATAAAAGTTATTATGGCTTGGATAAATCGATGGGAGAACAGTATGTAGCTTATATCGGGCAGCTCGCTCATGGTGATTTAGGGTACAGTATTTATTACAAGGAGCCGGTGAGTCAGATTATTTTTCGGCGTTTGGGATGGACGACTTTTATCGTGGTATCGGCATTGGTTATCAGTACCGGTATCGGGGTGATTCTGGGAAGTATATCAGCCTGGTATCGAGAAAAATGGCCGGATAAGCTTCTGTTTTTTCAAATGATTTTATTATCTGAAATTCCGGTTTTTCTTGTTGGACTCATTATTCTGTTTGTATTTTCAGCCTGGTTGAGGCTTTTTCCGTTGTCCGGAGCGATGACTCATTTCGAAGATTATAACAGCTGGTGGGACAAGCTATTTGACATTCTCAATCATGCTTTTCTGCCAATTGTGGTTTTATCTATTTCTCAATTGGGGGGGATATACCTGTTGGTGAGAAATAGTATGACCACTGTTCTGGAAAAAGATTATCTGCGGACAGCAAAAGCGAAGGGGCTTAATCAGCGTCGGATCATCTTTCATCATGCCCTGAGAAATGCACTGTTACCGGTGGTAACGCGGATATTTTTGAGTTTAGGCGCTTTAGTCGGCGGAGCTATTCTGGTTGAGAATGTCTTTTCTTATCCTGGCTTGGGTCGCTTAATGCGGGAATGCATTAAGGTTCACGATTACCAGGTGGTGCAGGGAATTTTTCTGGTGGTGACTATATTTGTTTTATTGGCAAATTTTCTGGCTGATACGGTGTATAAAAAATTGGATCCCCGGGTAAAAGATTGTGCAACAAGTCAGGGAGGATGA
- a CDS encoding ABC transporter permease, with the protein MTVTGIKKKMLKSWEIIKDFSIQGKISMMILVLVILMAVFATSLSIYSYNLSSGDALLAPGEGHFLGTDDLGIDLWAQICYGARISLVVGFGTALLAAFGGGLIGIFSGYVGGIADKIIMRIIDIMIVIPDFPLMVLLAALLGPSLLNVIIVLALFSWVTPARIVRSQVMMLKEQTYIKVAETYGASVWYLIWRHFLPAVFPILAVNIIRLTGRAIVSEAGLSFLGLGDPTSKSWGLIIHYATSFEGIYYTNFWQWWLLYPWLILTLVVMSLAFLSRELERIVDPRLKAGV; encoded by the coding sequence ATGACGGTGACGGGAATAAAAAAAAAGATGCTGAAATCATGGGAAATTATTAAGGATTTTTCAATTCAGGGAAAAATTAGCATGATGATTCTGGTGCTGGTTATTTTAATGGCAGTGTTTGCGACAAGCCTATCGATTTATTCGTATAATTTATCTTCAGGAGATGCTCTTTTGGCTCCGGGAGAGGGACATTTTCTGGGGACTGATGATCTGGGTATTGATCTCTGGGCGCAGATCTGTTATGGGGCACGAATCAGTTTGGTGGTAGGTTTTGGAACTGCATTGTTGGCTGCTTTTGGGGGAGGATTGATTGGTATCTTTTCCGGTTATGTTGGGGGCATAGCGGATAAAATTATTATGCGGATCATTGATATTATGATTGTTATTCCGGACTTCCCATTGATGGTTTTATTGGCGGCGCTACTAGGACCCAGCCTTCTTAATGTTATCATTGTGCTGGCTTTATTTTCCTGGGTGACTCCGGCCAGAATTGTTCGCTCACAAGTAATGATGCTCAAAGAACAGACCTATATCAAGGTAGCAGAAACCTATGGGGCAAGCGTTTGGTATCTTATATGGCGTCATTTTCTGCCAGCCGTCTTTCCTATTCTTGCGGTAAACATCATCCGTTTAACGGGGCGAGCCATTGTTTCGGAAGCCGGGTTGTCATTTCTGGGGTTGGGAGATCCTACCTCAAAAAGTTGGGGATTGATTATCCATTATGCTACCAGTTTTGAAGGAATTTATTATACTAATTTCTGGCAATGGTGGTTGTTGTACCCTTGGCTGATTTTAACGCTTGTGGTTATGTCATTGGCATTTTTAAGTCGGGAACTGGAACGAATTGTTGATCCGCGGCTTAAAGCAGGTGTTTGA
- a CDS encoding dipeptide ABC transporter ATP-binding protein — MTGENQFLLELKNFSVNYVSVQPLVRAVDDIGLKLIKNETLGIIGESGCGKSSLALGIMGLIKQAEVKGEVIYKGQNLNGLPEKEMRKFRWKEIALVFQNSLEVLNPVLTVGDQIGEPIKIHYHATAAEIEEKVIKLMEKVHLDSKWRHAYPHQLSGGMRQRVLVAMALSCNPELLIVDEPTTALDVLSKNEILQMLQQLQKEIGFTMVIISHDLGVIKKLTNRVAAMYCGRIIEKGLTSEVLKNPLHCYTRGLLNSSPNLFKYKDLWGIEGEPSSGNSTIGCAFYPRCCQHEESCSLDKPSLEYVALEHMVACHKGGIETFLSAANIRKTYKLKDMEIVAVKDASMEIKSGEIVALVGESGSGKSTLAQVLAGVWKSDKGEAFFKNKKLEGHWATKMMGGMQIVFQDPFSATSQRMKVIDIVKEPLDIIKWGNSNDRDKAGINALRAVQLPTSAEFQQRYCHALSGGQRQRLAIARALVTKPKLLIADEVTSMLDPSTQANLLRELKGLQNRQGFAMLYITHDMHLARKVADKVYVMYEGEIVEHGVSGDIFKNPKHIYTKQLMKESFRDLI; from the coding sequence TTGACGGGTGAAAATCAGTTTTTATTGGAGCTTAAAAATTTTTCGGTGAATTATGTTTCGGTGCAACCATTAGTAAGGGCGGTTGACGACATTGGACTAAAGCTTATTAAAAACGAAACACTAGGAATTATTGGGGAATCCGGCTGCGGAAAAAGTTCTTTGGCCTTGGGGATCATGGGACTGATCAAGCAAGCAGAAGTAAAAGGGGAAGTTATTTACAAAGGGCAGAATTTAAATGGATTGCCGGAAAAAGAAATGCGAAAATTTCGGTGGAAAGAAATTGCGTTGGTCTTTCAGAATTCTCTGGAGGTGCTTAATCCGGTCCTTACCGTCGGTGACCAGATTGGCGAGCCAATCAAAATCCATTATCATGCGACCGCCGCAGAAATCGAGGAAAAGGTAATAAAACTGATGGAAAAGGTGCATTTGGATTCTAAGTGGCGGCATGCTTATCCCCACCAGCTGTCCGGGGGGATGCGTCAGCGAGTACTGGTGGCCATGGCTTTGTCCTGTAATCCGGAATTACTGATTGTTGATGAACCTACCACCGCATTGGATGTTCTCAGTAAAAATGAAATTCTGCAGATGTTGCAGCAATTGCAGAAAGAAATTGGTTTTACGATGGTAATTATTTCTCATGACTTGGGGGTGATTAAGAAACTTACTAATCGTGTAGCCGCGATGTACTGTGGGCGGATCATCGAAAAAGGCTTAACATCAGAGGTTCTAAAAAACCCCTTGCACTGTTATACCAGAGGGTTACTGAATTCTTCGCCAAATCTTTTTAAATATAAAGATCTGTGGGGGATTGAGGGTGAACCATCCTCGGGCAATTCGACAATCGGATGTGCTTTTTATCCTCGCTGCTGTCAGCATGAGGAAAGTTGCTCTTTAGATAAACCTTCATTAGAGTACGTCGCTCTGGAACATATGGTGGCTTGTCATAAAGGCGGCATTGAAACTTTCCTCAGTGCAGCTAATATAAGAAAAACTTATAAACTGAAGGATATGGAGATTGTGGCAGTCAAGGATGCCAGCATGGAAATAAAAAGCGGAGAAATTGTGGCACTGGTTGGAGAGTCCGGCTCAGGTAAATCCACTTTAGCACAGGTATTGGCAGGCGTCTGGAAATCGGACAAGGGGGAAGCCTTTTTCAAAAATAAGAAGCTTGAAGGCCATTGGGCGACAAAAATGATGGGTGGGATGCAGATTGTATTTCAAGACCCCTTTTCTGCCACCAGTCAGCGGATGAAAGTGATAGACATTGTAAAAGAACCTTTGGACATTATTAAATGGGGAAATAGTAATGATCGGGATAAGGCAGGTATTAATGCGTTGCGGGCAGTGCAACTACCTACGTCCGCAGAATTTCAGCAGCGTTATTGCCACGCCTTGAGCGGTGGCCAGCGTCAGCGTCTGGCAATTGCCAGGGCATTGGTTACTAAACCCAAACTGTTGATTGCAGATGAGGTGACCTCCATGTTGGATCCTTCTACTCAGGCCAATCTTTTAAGAGAACTCAAAGGACTTCAGAACCGGCAGGGGTTTGCCATGTTGTATATTACTCATGATATGCATTTGGCCAGAAAAGTTGCGGATAAGGTTTATGTCATGTATGAAGGAGAAATTGTGGAACATGGGGTATCTGGTGATATCTTTAAGAATCCGAAACACATCTATACCAAGCAGCTAATGAAGGAATCTTTCAGAGATTTGATTTAA
- a CDS encoding class I SAM-dependent methyltransferase, producing the protein MIEDVLKLRDAAYWEAIWEQSKMDGHKPGSDGPANSVDLWEKRADQFKSTAKGERGKKRTEEVLCWLENQGVCFEGLKILDIGAGPGVYSFAFAEKNAEVTALEPTTAMSSFIKEQIQNEGKVGVTVVQMAWEDVDIEKMGWTQAFDLVFISMCPGVRNAKLFKKAMSCSKKYVYYSGWAGRRDSEAFGELWKELYGDETPIWRSDIIYNLNWLYTQEYDLAFDVQREARSEELSLESAVEEFMARLSFYGKGTTQVKKAVEQFVKDNSENGILKTKAISRRGKILVKF; encoded by the coding sequence ATGATAGAAGATGTATTGAAATTAAGAGATGCAGCATATTGGGAAGCGATTTGGGAGCAATCAAAAATGGATGGTCATAAGCCTGGAAGTGATGGTCCGGCTAATAGCGTTGATTTGTGGGAAAAACGGGCGGACCAGTTTAAGTCTACTGCAAAAGGGGAACGCGGGAAAAAGCGAACCGAAGAAGTGCTTTGCTGGCTTGAAAATCAGGGCGTTTGCTTTGAAGGCTTGAAGATTCTGGATATTGGCGCTGGACCTGGGGTTTATTCCTTTGCTTTTGCGGAAAAAAATGCGGAGGTAACAGCACTGGAACCGACAACAGCGATGTCATCTTTTATTAAGGAACAAATCCAGAATGAAGGAAAAGTTGGCGTGACAGTTGTCCAAATGGCATGGGAAGATGTTGATATTGAAAAGATGGGCTGGACACAGGCTTTTGATTTGGTTTTTATTTCGATGTGCCCAGGGGTTCGCAACGCCAAACTTTTCAAGAAAGCCATGTCTTGTTCGAAAAAATATGTGTATTACAGCGGTTGGGCAGGCAGAAGAGATAGTGAAGCGTTTGGAGAACTGTGGAAAGAACTGTACGGAGATGAAACGCCAATATGGAGAAGTGACATTATTTACAACTTAAACTGGCTTTACACGCAGGAGTATGATCTGGCCTTTGACGTGCAGCGAGAGGCCAGATCGGAAGAACTAAGTTTGGAAAGTGCCGTCGAGGAATTTATGGCCCGCTTGAGTTTTTATGGAAAAGGCACGACACAGGTAAAAAAAGCGGTGGAGCAATTTGTTAAAGATAATTCTGAAAATGGGATTCTCAAGACAAAAGCGATATCCCGAAGAGGAAAAATTTTGGTCAAGTTTTAA
- a CDS encoding flavodoxin family protein → MKITILYFSKTGNTEKAASYIKEGLMETGDFEIKLMNLNEDSTIDKAFINESETVIMGTPTYAANICWQFKKWFDTDWDCQLGGKLGAAFATANAMHGGGDIALQAMISHMLVRGMLVYSSGAGCGRPFIHLGPIGIGIDNGVEQRKNMFNIFGKRVGEQSIRLFGNVKK, encoded by the coding sequence ATGAAAATAACAATTCTATATTTCAGCAAAACCGGTAATACTGAAAAAGCAGCTAGCTATATTAAAGAGGGTTTGATGGAAACCGGCGATTTTGAAATTAAATTGATGAACTTAAATGAGGATTCAACGATTGATAAAGCTTTTATCAACGAAAGTGAAACGGTGATCATGGGAACGCCAACCTATGCGGCGAATATATGTTGGCAATTTAAGAAATGGTTTGATACTGATTGGGATTGTCAGTTGGGCGGAAAATTGGGAGCTGCTTTTGCAACAGCCAATGCCATGCATGGTGGTGGGGATATCGCTTTGCAGGCGATGATTAGTCATATGCTGGTCAGAGGTATGCTGGTTTATTCTTCAGGCGCTGGTTGTGGAAGACCATTTATTCATCTTGGCCCAATTGGGATTGGGATTGATAATGGTGTGGAACAGCGAAAAAATATGTTTAATATTTTTGGTAAACGTGTTGGTGAGCAGAGTATTCGATTGTTTGGAAACGTTAAGAAATGA
- a CDS encoding MBL fold metallo-hydrolase, with translation MKVLTLAENTSLSDEFKNEHGLSLYIETETHRLLFDVGASSLFAENAEKLGVDLAKVDTLIISHGHNDHGGGLKTFLALNDQALIYINRQAFEKHYSRRDNDENADIGLDQELLSNQRFIFLADDFVIDDALCVFSNVQAKRYQSPANTDLLMEKEGELISDDFSHEQNLIIREKNQVVLLSGCAHKGIVNILDHMAVNFNIYPTTVISGFHLCNRARKKLESPELVENIGAELLKTQAEFYTCHCTGAEPYQILKSVMGDRVNYLSTGSQVEI, from the coding sequence ATGAAAGTTCTAACGTTGGCTGAAAATACATCGCTATCGGATGAATTTAAAAATGAACATGGCTTGAGTTTATATATTGAAACAGAAACACATCGATTATTGTTTGATGTCGGTGCCAGTAGTTTATTCGCTGAGAATGCCGAAAAGCTAGGCGTAGATCTTGCTAAGGTAGATACATTGATCATCAGTCATGGGCATAATGATCATGGTGGCGGTTTGAAAACATTTTTGGCACTTAATGATCAGGCGCTGATTTATATTAACCGCCAAGCCTTTGAAAAGCATTACTCCAGAAGAGATAATGATGAAAACGCAGATATTGGTTTGGATCAGGAATTATTGTCCAATCAACGTTTTATTTTTTTAGCAGATGATTTTGTAATTGATGATGCTTTGTGCGTGTTTTCGAATGTTCAGGCTAAACGGTATCAATCTCCGGCTAATACCGATTTACTGATGGAAAAAGAAGGCGAATTGATAAGTGATGATTTTAGCCATGAACAGAATCTGATTATTCGGGAAAAAAATCAGGTGGTATTGTTGTCCGGTTGTGCTCATAAGGGAATTGTTAATATTCTGGATCACATGGCGGTAAACTTTAATATTTATCCGACCACGGTAATTAGTGGATTCCATCTTTGTAATCGAGCGCGCAAAAAATTGGAATCACCGGAATTGGTTGAAAACATTGGCGCGGAACTTTTAAAAACACAAGCTGAATTTTATACCTGTCATTGTACAGGGGCCGAACCCTATCAAATACTCAAAAGCGTTATGGGAGATCGGGTAAATTATTTGTCGACGGGAAGTCAAGTTGAGATCTAA
- a CDS encoding flavin reductase family protein — translation MSKSEGNKRTCLNPVAKVLVSCRGLNGENNALAVGYCGNCSYDPPMVMVGIVPSRYSYHLIKESGCFVVNLVDKAYQETFNYLGSHSKRDEDKLAVMKVNLAEAKFVNAPILADCPVNIECKIVDSIVTGSHEMFIGKVEYVHADAKMISDKGDIDFSQINFL, via the coding sequence ATGAGTAAATCTGAAGGAAATAAACGGACGTGTTTAAATCCGGTAGCAAAGGTATTGGTATCGTGTCGGGGTTTAAATGGTGAAAACAACGCTTTGGCAGTGGGTTATTGCGGAAATTGCAGTTATGATCCACCGATGGTGATGGTGGGGATTGTACCCTCGCGGTATTCTTACCATCTGATTAAAGAGTCCGGTTGCTTTGTGGTTAATCTGGTTGATAAAGCTTACCAGGAAACGTTTAATTATCTGGGTAGCCATAGTAAACGGGATGAAGACAAACTGGCAGTTATGAAAGTTAATTTGGCGGAAGCAAAATTTGTCAACGCTCCAATTCTGGCAGATTGCCCCGTTAATATTGAGTGCAAAATTGTGGATTCGATTGTCACGGGTTCGCATGAAATGTTTATCGGAAAAGTTGAATATGTTCATGCCGATGCCAAGATGATCAGTGATAAAGGGGATATTGATTTTTCACAAATAAACTTTTTATAA
- a CDS encoding FecCD family ABC transporter permease: MKRLRKPQVAIEVDEDCLERYQKFTAKKAGLIIILCVFLLVVAIFAMNSGAMELDPTDIVKTLMSIGTEISSVVVWRIRLPRILAAVIAGAGLAVAGCVMQNNLKNPLASPSTLGISSAAAFGANIAIIVLGAGTVQSSSTQPIIVNNPYLVTSFAFAFSMGATMVILLLARMKSFSPEAIVLAGVALSSLFAAGTTLIQYFAESVQIAAAVFWTFGDLGRAAWTEVFILAVVVGLAIIYFMMKRWDYNALDNGADAAKSLGVNVERTRLGGMLVASMITAVTVSFLGVIGFIGLVAPQMVRRLIGGDHRFLIPISALMGSLLLLVSDTFARTIVSPIILPVGAITSFLGAPLFLYLLLKGGKRS; the protein is encoded by the coding sequence ATGAAGCGATTAAGAAAGCCACAAGTTGCTATTGAAGTTGATGAGGATTGTCTGGAACGATATCAGAAGTTTACGGCTAAAAAAGCGGGGCTAATTATTATCCTTTGTGTATTTTTATTGGTTGTCGCGATATTTGCAATGAATAGCGGTGCCATGGAATTAGACCCGACCGATATTGTAAAGACATTGATGAGCATTGGTACCGAAATTTCCAGCGTGGTTGTATGGCGGATTCGTTTGCCACGAATTCTGGCAGCGGTAATTGCGGGTGCTGGTTTGGCTGTCGCTGGATGTGTAATGCAAAACAATTTAAAAAATCCTTTGGCATCACCGTCAACATTGGGGATTTCCAGTGCGGCCGCTTTTGGAGCGAATATTGCCATTATTGTGTTGGGGGCGGGAACCGTTCAGAGTTCATCGACGCAGCCAATAATCGTTAACAATCCTTATCTGGTGACAAGCTTTGCCTTTGCTTTTTCGATGGGCGCAACGATGGTCATTCTGTTGCTGGCTCGAATGAAAAGTTTTTCACCAGAAGCTATCGTTTTAGCCGGGGTCGCGTTAAGTTCACTTTTTGCAGCGGGAACCACCCTGATTCAATACTTTGCGGAATCGGTGCAAATTGCCGCCGCCGTATTTTGGACTTTTGGTGATCTGGGGCGGGCAGCTTGGACAGAAGTGTTTATCTTGGCGGTGGTAGTGGGCCTGGCAATTATTTATTTTATGATGAAACGTTGGGATTATAATGCTTTGGATAACGGGGCCGATGCGGCTAAAAGTTTAGGCGTAAATGTTGAAAGAACCCGACTGGGAGGAATGTTAGTCGCTTCAATGATTACGGCGGTGACCGTTTCATTTCTTGGCGTAATCGGCTTTATCGGGTTGGTGGCACCACAAATGGTAAGGCGGCTGATTGGTGGGGATCATCGTTTTCTCATTCCGATTTCGGCATTGATGGGGTCGTTGTTATTATTAGTTTCGGATACCTTTGCCCGAACGATTGTCTCGCCAATTATTCTACCGGTGGGAGCCATCACATCGTTTCTGGGGGCGCCATTATTTCTTTATTTATTACTGAAAGGAGGCAAACGAAGTTGA